The following are encoded together in the Methanosarcina flavescens genome:
- the hypE gene encoding hydrogenase expression/formation protein HypE, translated as MKSNTISLEHGAGGEVMQALIGEIILKNFHNKSAGSIGLECLDDGSTVRLEGLDTGCELVLTTDSHVITPAFFPNTNIGRLAVAGTINDLTVMGAKPLALTCAVVVPEGFPLTEFEEIIKTMDETAAEAGVPIITGDTKTVEKAALDSIILNTAGLGITDSPVRDSGLQVGDKILVTGTIGDHGISLMAHREGFDFDTDLVSDSAPLWKLIEPLLKLKTLDGKPVITAMKDPTRGGLANALNEMAEKSGTGILIEEDWIPFKPAVSAACEMLGLDPLEVANEGKAVIGVRSGFEEEVLSILRQHPYGRDAAVIGEVTPDNKGEVILRNRFGGMRYVDIPAGDPIPRVC; from the coding sequence ATGAAATCCAATACTATTTCTCTTGAACACGGTGCAGGTGGAGAGGTCATGCAGGCACTTATAGGAGAAATAATTCTTAAAAATTTTCACAATAAAAGTGCAGGCTCGATAGGGCTTGAATGTCTTGATGACGGTTCCACCGTCAGGCTTGAAGGTCTAGACACGGGATGCGAACTCGTACTGACCACTGACAGCCACGTGATAACACCTGCCTTTTTCCCGAATACCAATATAGGAAGGCTTGCAGTTGCAGGCACTATCAATGACCTCACAGTTATGGGAGCAAAGCCGCTTGCTCTTACCTGTGCGGTCGTAGTCCCTGAAGGTTTTCCACTCACTGAGTTTGAGGAAATAATCAAGACAATGGACGAAACGGCTGCAGAAGCTGGAGTGCCCATAATAACAGGTGATACGAAAACCGTGGAGAAAGCCGCACTTGATTCAATTATCCTGAACACGGCAGGGCTAGGAATTACGGATAGCCCGGTCAGGGACTCAGGGCTTCAGGTGGGAGATAAAATCCTGGTCACAGGCACTATTGGCGACCACGGTATCTCACTTATGGCTCACAGGGAAGGTTTTGATTTTGATACTGACCTGGTCTCGGACTCAGCCCCGCTCTGGAAGCTAATAGAGCCTCTCCTTAAACTCAAAACTCTCGATGGGAAACCTGTCATTACAGCAATGAAAGACCCGACACGCGGAGGTCTTGCAAACGCCCTGAACGAGATGGCAGAAAAGTCAGGAACAGGGATTCTTATTGAAGAAGACTGGATTCCTTTCAAGCCAGCCGTTTCCGCAGCCTGTGAGATGCTGGGCCTTGATCCCCTTGAGGTTGCAAACGAAGGAAAGGCAGTCATCGGAGTAAGATCCGGTTTTGAAGAAGAAGTGCTTTCAATCTTAAGACAGCACCCATACGGCAGGGATGCGGCTGTTATAGGAGAGGTTACTCCAGACAATAAAGGTGAAGTAATCCTGAGAAACCGCTTTGGCGGCATGCGTTATGTCGATATACCTGCTGGAGACCCGATTCCAAGAGTGTGCTAA
- the hypA gene encoding hydrogenase maturation nickel metallochaperone HypA, protein MHEFSIACEIFDQVISTANANGATEVKKLTLQMGRLSHTNPEQLNFCFNVLAEGSIAENADFVVEMVAPTLECECGYEGDIDERQIRESSALRSELLAYVAAMDCPICGKQANIKGGRELIIKSIEIETEEDRTADSNNK, encoded by the coding sequence TTGCATGAATTTTCTATAGCCTGTGAGATTTTTGATCAGGTAATCAGTACTGCTAATGCCAACGGAGCTACAGAAGTTAAGAAATTAACTCTCCAAATGGGAAGGTTGAGTCATACGAATCCCGAACAGCTCAACTTCTGTTTCAATGTCCTTGCAGAGGGAAGCATTGCAGAAAATGCGGATTTTGTTGTAGAAATGGTGGCGCCTACCCTTGAGTGCGAGTGCGGGTATGAGGGAGATATAGACGAAAGACAGATACGGGAGAGCAGTGCACTTAGAAGCGAACTTCTTGCTTATGTGGCAGCTATGGATTGCCCTATCTGTGGAAAACAGGCAAATATTAAAGGCGGCAGAGAACTTATAATCAAAAGCATCGAAATCGAAACCGAAGAAGATCGAACCGCAGATAGTAATAATAAGTAA
- a CDS encoding gamma carbonic anhydrase family protein, with amino-acid sequence MIMDFKGKSPKISETAFIAFSASIIGDVEVGDLSSIWFNAVLRGDRNRIKIGNRTSIQDNVVIHADPENGVQIGNEVSVGHGAVLHGCRIEDNVLIGMNSTVLNGAEIGKNSIVGANALIPEGKKFPENSLIIGVPGRVKREIEISEIEAIAKNAAEYVEFVREYREEVKSKETP; translated from the coding sequence ATGATAATGGATTTTAAAGGTAAAAGCCCAAAAATCTCAGAGACAGCTTTTATTGCCTTTTCTGCAAGCATCATAGGGGATGTTGAAGTCGGGGACCTTTCAAGCATATGGTTTAATGCCGTGCTTCGTGGAGACAGGAATAGAATAAAAATCGGTAATCGTACAAGTATCCAGGATAATGTGGTAATTCATGCAGACCCTGAGAACGGAGTTCAGATAGGAAATGAGGTAAGTGTCGGGCACGGAGCTGTACTTCACGGGTGCCGAATAGAAGACAATGTGCTTATAGGAATGAACTCTACAGTATTAAACGGAGCTGAAATAGGAAAAAACTCCATAGTAGGCGCGAACGCACTGATTCCAGAGGGAAAGAAATTTCCTGAAAACAGCCTGATTATTGGGGTTCCGGGTAGGGTTAAGAGGGAAATCGAGATATCAGAAATTGAAGCCATAGCAAAAAACGCTGCAGAATATGTTGAGTTTGTCAGAGAGTACAGGGAAGAGGTAAAAAGCAAGGAAACCCCTTGA
- the hypB gene encoding hydrogenase nickel incorporation protein HypB, producing the protein MLMHVIHMGHDVYKANDKVAEKNRKKLNKHKIFSVNVMGAIGSGKTTLIEEAISHLKEKYRVAVIAGDVIAEMDSSRFRKLDVPTIPVNTGKECHLDAKLVEKALDKIDLDNTDLLLIENVGNLICPVDFKLGEHLRVVVVSVTEGDDIILKHPMIFKTAELAIINKVDIAHAVDVDAEKMREDILSLNPNVPVLLTSKHDWESLETWIDFIEHGVKETQKK; encoded by the coding sequence ATGTTAATGCATGTAATCCATATGGGACATGATGTCTACAAAGCAAATGACAAAGTTGCTGAAAAAAATAGAAAGAAACTTAACAAGCATAAGATTTTTTCAGTAAATGTTATGGGAGCTATCGGCTCAGGAAAGACCACTCTTATTGAGGAGGCAATCAGTCATCTCAAAGAAAAGTATAGAGTAGCTGTAATTGCAGGGGACGTAATAGCAGAGATGGATTCCTCCCGTTTCAGGAAACTTGATGTCCCCACTATCCCTGTAAATACCGGAAAAGAATGCCACCTGGATGCAAAGCTGGTGGAAAAAGCCCTGGATAAAATCGACCTCGATAACACAGATCTCCTGCTAATTGAAAACGTAGGCAACCTGATCTGCCCCGTGGACTTCAAACTGGGAGAGCACCTGAGGGTTGTAGTTGTGAGCGTGACCGAGGGAGACGACATTATCCTCAAGCACCCAATGATTTTTAAGACCGCAGAGCTTGCGATCATAAATAAAGTTGACATTGCCCATGCGGTTGATGTCGATGCCGAGAAAATGCGAGAAGACATCCTTTCCTTGAACCCGAATGTGCCAGTTCTCCTAACCTCGAAGCATGACTGGGAAAGCCTGGAAACCTGGATTGACTTTATTGAGCATGGAGTTAAAGAAACTCAGAAGAAATAA